A single Rhopalosiphum padi isolate XX-2018 chromosome 4, ASM2088224v1, whole genome shotgun sequence DNA region contains:
- the LOC132930202 gene encoding protein Fe65 homolog isoform X2, producing MFLLMDNVQVIMENGRLSYENPNYHLAGTGHLALDDALNSNLTSATDSPAGFNLNDDCILYSELLCREFDTVCNINTDNINRKRYKSLDLGSMGVDVLGQTGKNWNTNLNRNVTRDMNITNQHDLTNVSNQNHQSNQMQVSYVKPDLIEESEQTKCKSGNINEKRTPPNTLSLNKQKDTSNINLDIQHIQGDLNNDLYAVPMKNNSHECTDELPTGWEKHEDNDGPYYWHIKSGTIQREPPEYSGKNEPKTPLVKDAESVLNSFQNNTGGLVSSVTRSTTSSALENLCYQKNRKEDMAYKRRSYPARIENENKGIRFAVRSLGWVEICEDDLTPERSSKAVNKCIVDLSLGRNDFIDNVGRWGDGKDLFMDLDEGALKLIDPENLTMLNTQPIHTIRVWGVGRDNGRDFAYVARDRITRRHMCHVFRCDMPARTIANTLRDICKKIMIERSLQQNISRSTDINTATKMNQPVRPTNLPLEYRKRRSYRGSYSATTNLNQSFPTPMEEPRKVIRATYLGSIEVSKASGMDVLNDAIVALENSPTSVPQTVTVAVAPSMITIQQDTDEGDQMVECRVRYLSFLGIGQNIKQCAFIMHTTQDLFIAHVFECDPSAGTLCKTIEAACKLRYQKCLDAHPQGLNPNASLSHNISSPNINGISRKGISSTLKSLVGTITGRKMKLTQS from the exons atgtttttattaatggaCAATGTTCAAGTAATTATGg aaaacggTCGTTTGAGTTATGAGAATCCAAACTATCATCTTGCTGGCACAGGCCACTTAGCCCTGGATGATGCATTGAACTCAAACCTAACATCAGCTACTGACTCTCCAGCTGGATTCAATTTAAATgatgattgtatattatattcagagcTTTTATGTCGTGAATTTGATAcagtatgtaatattaacacAGACAACATTAATAGAAAACGGTACAAATCATTAGATTTGGGATCAATGGGCGTGGACGTGTTGGGACAGACGGGAAAAAAttg gaatacaaatttaaatcgtAACGTAACAAGAGATATGAATATTACAAATCAACATGATTTAACAAATGTTAGCAACCAAAACCACCAAAGCAACCAAATGCAAGTGTCATACGTAAAACCAGATTTAATCGAAGAATCGGAGCAAACAAAATGTAAAAGCGGGAA tataaacgaGAAACGCACGCCACCCAATACTCTatctttaaataaacaaaaggaTACATCTAATATTAACTTGGATATACAacatatacaaggtgatttgaATAATGATTTGTATGCAGTACcgatgaaaaataattcacaCGAATGCACCGATGAATTGCCAACCGGATGGGAAAAACACGAag ataacgATGGTCCTTATTATTGGCATATCAAAAGCGGGACAATTCAAAGGGAACCTCCTGAATACAGTGGTAAAAATGAACCAAAAACACCATTGGTCAAAGATGCAGAATCG GTAttgaatagttttcaaaataacacCGGGGGCTTAGTAAGTTCAGTGACTAGAAGTACGACGAGCTCAGCTCTTGAAAATCTTTGTTACCAAAAGAATAGAAAAGAAGACATGgcttataa ACGAAGAAGTTATCCAGCTCGAATCGAAAACGAAAACAAAGGTATACGATTTGCTGTACGTTCTTTAGGATGGGTAGAAATTTGCGAAGATGATTTAACCCCAGAAAGAAGTAGCAAAGCTGTGAACAAGTGTATTGTTGATCTATCACTTGGGCGTAACGACTTTATTGATAACGTCGGACGATGGGGGGAC GGAAAAGACCTCTTTATGGATTTGGATGAAGGAGCGTTGAAATTAATAGATCCAGAGAATCTCACAATGTTGAATACTCAACCCATACACACAATACGAGTATGGGGAGTTGGACGAGACAATGGCAG agATTTTGCATACGTAGCTCGTGACAGAATAACACGCCGACACATGTGCCATGTGTTCAGATGTGACATGCCTGCCCGTACAATTGCTAACACTCTTAGggacatttgtaaaaaaatcatgATCGAGCGCAGTCTTCAGCAAAACATTTCTAGATCCACAGACATAA ATACTGCAACGAAAATGAATCAGCCAGTTAGACCGACGAACCTTCCATTGGAATATCGCAAACGTAGAAGTTACCGAGGCAGTTACTCTGCAACCACTAACTTGA atcaATCATTCCCTACGCCGATGGAAGAACCGCGAAAAGTCATTCGAGCTACTTACTTAGGTTCAATTGAAGTGAGCAAAGCATCCGGAATGGATGTACTAAATGACGCGATCGTCGCTTTGGAAAATTCTCCAACATCGGTACCCCAAACAGTTACAGTAGCTGTAGCACCTTCAATGATTACCATACAACAAGATACT GATGAAGGCGATCAAATGGTTGAATGTCGAGTGAGGTACTTATCATTTTTGGGAATaggtcaaaatataaaacaatgcgCTTTTATAATGCATACTACCCAAGATCTGTTCATTGCACATGTGTTTGAGTGTGATCCATCCGCTGGAACACTTTGTAAGACTATCGAAGCTGCGTGTAAA TTACGTTACCAAAAATGTTTAGATGCACATCCTCAAGGTTTGAATCCAAATGCATCTTTAAGTCACAATATTAGTAGTCCTAATATAAATGGCATATCAAGAAAAGGTATCAGTTCTACATTAAAATCATTGGTGGGCACTATCACGGGTCGTAAAATGAAATTAACTCAATCCTGA
- the LOC132930202 gene encoding protein Fe65 homolog isoform X1: MLCGEIIRSPNRSPYATLLSSLYPMMTAAVVEDDNLLENGRLSYENPNYHLAGTGHLALDDALNSNLTSATDSPAGFNLNDDCILYSELLCREFDTVCNINTDNINRKRYKSLDLGSMGVDVLGQTGKNWNTNLNRNVTRDMNITNQHDLTNVSNQNHQSNQMQVSYVKPDLIEESEQTKCKSGNINEKRTPPNTLSLNKQKDTSNINLDIQHIQGDLNNDLYAVPMKNNSHECTDELPTGWEKHEDNDGPYYWHIKSGTIQREPPEYSGKNEPKTPLVKDAESVLNSFQNNTGGLVSSVTRSTTSSALENLCYQKNRKEDMAYKRRSYPARIENENKGIRFAVRSLGWVEICEDDLTPERSSKAVNKCIVDLSLGRNDFIDNVGRWGDGKDLFMDLDEGALKLIDPENLTMLNTQPIHTIRVWGVGRDNGRDFAYVARDRITRRHMCHVFRCDMPARTIANTLRDICKKIMIERSLQQNISRSTDINTATKMNQPVRPTNLPLEYRKRRSYRGSYSATTNLNQSFPTPMEEPRKVIRATYLGSIEVSKASGMDVLNDAIVALENSPTSVPQTVTVAVAPSMITIQQDTDEGDQMVECRVRYLSFLGIGQNIKQCAFIMHTTQDLFIAHVFECDPSAGTLCKTIEAACKLRYQKCLDAHPQGLNPNASLSHNISSPNINGISRKGISSTLKSLVGTITGRKMKLTQS, from the exons ATGTTGTGTGGTGAAATAATTAGATCCCCGAATCGAAGTCCATACGCTACGTTGTTGTCGTCTCTATATCCGATGATGACTGCTGCAGTTGTTGAAGACGACAATTTGcttg aaaacggTCGTTTGAGTTATGAGAATCCAAACTATCATCTTGCTGGCACAGGCCACTTAGCCCTGGATGATGCATTGAACTCAAACCTAACATCAGCTACTGACTCTCCAGCTGGATTCAATTTAAATgatgattgtatattatattcagagcTTTTATGTCGTGAATTTGATAcagtatgtaatattaacacAGACAACATTAATAGAAAACGGTACAAATCATTAGATTTGGGATCAATGGGCGTGGACGTGTTGGGACAGACGGGAAAAAAttg gaatacaaatttaaatcgtAACGTAACAAGAGATATGAATATTACAAATCAACATGATTTAACAAATGTTAGCAACCAAAACCACCAAAGCAACCAAATGCAAGTGTCATACGTAAAACCAGATTTAATCGAAGAATCGGAGCAAACAAAATGTAAAAGCGGGAA tataaacgaGAAACGCACGCCACCCAATACTCTatctttaaataaacaaaaggaTACATCTAATATTAACTTGGATATACAacatatacaaggtgatttgaATAATGATTTGTATGCAGTACcgatgaaaaataattcacaCGAATGCACCGATGAATTGCCAACCGGATGGGAAAAACACGAag ataacgATGGTCCTTATTATTGGCATATCAAAAGCGGGACAATTCAAAGGGAACCTCCTGAATACAGTGGTAAAAATGAACCAAAAACACCATTGGTCAAAGATGCAGAATCG GTAttgaatagttttcaaaataacacCGGGGGCTTAGTAAGTTCAGTGACTAGAAGTACGACGAGCTCAGCTCTTGAAAATCTTTGTTACCAAAAGAATAGAAAAGAAGACATGgcttataa ACGAAGAAGTTATCCAGCTCGAATCGAAAACGAAAACAAAGGTATACGATTTGCTGTACGTTCTTTAGGATGGGTAGAAATTTGCGAAGATGATTTAACCCCAGAAAGAAGTAGCAAAGCTGTGAACAAGTGTATTGTTGATCTATCACTTGGGCGTAACGACTTTATTGATAACGTCGGACGATGGGGGGAC GGAAAAGACCTCTTTATGGATTTGGATGAAGGAGCGTTGAAATTAATAGATCCAGAGAATCTCACAATGTTGAATACTCAACCCATACACACAATACGAGTATGGGGAGTTGGACGAGACAATGGCAG agATTTTGCATACGTAGCTCGTGACAGAATAACACGCCGACACATGTGCCATGTGTTCAGATGTGACATGCCTGCCCGTACAATTGCTAACACTCTTAGggacatttgtaaaaaaatcatgATCGAGCGCAGTCTTCAGCAAAACATTTCTAGATCCACAGACATAA ATACTGCAACGAAAATGAATCAGCCAGTTAGACCGACGAACCTTCCATTGGAATATCGCAAACGTAGAAGTTACCGAGGCAGTTACTCTGCAACCACTAACTTGA atcaATCATTCCCTACGCCGATGGAAGAACCGCGAAAAGTCATTCGAGCTACTTACTTAGGTTCAATTGAAGTGAGCAAAGCATCCGGAATGGATGTACTAAATGACGCGATCGTCGCTTTGGAAAATTCTCCAACATCGGTACCCCAAACAGTTACAGTAGCTGTAGCACCTTCAATGATTACCATACAACAAGATACT GATGAAGGCGATCAAATGGTTGAATGTCGAGTGAGGTACTTATCATTTTTGGGAATaggtcaaaatataaaacaatgcgCTTTTATAATGCATACTACCCAAGATCTGTTCATTGCACATGTGTTTGAGTGTGATCCATCCGCTGGAACACTTTGTAAGACTATCGAAGCTGCGTGTAAA TTACGTTACCAAAAATGTTTAGATGCACATCCTCAAGGTTTGAATCCAAATGCATCTTTAAGTCACAATATTAGTAGTCCTAATATAAATGGCATATCAAGAAAAGGTATCAGTTCTACATTAAAATCATTGGTGGGCACTATCACGGGTCGTAAAATGAAATTAACTCAATCCTGA